One region of Miscanthus floridulus cultivar M001 chromosome 19, ASM1932011v1, whole genome shotgun sequence genomic DNA includes:
- the LOC136529679 gene encoding cytosolic calcium-binding protein 2-like has product MGACATKPKTFEGQAPAEANISTPKVAPETTTVPTEVAAEQVVEKVVEEDKEEEPATVAEQKPPATAEPEQQADEVSTLEEAVVVEPENKEEEEEEAVVKTVVEEEKPSAPAEEKIATGEVTAEPTTEVKKDAEEEEEEDEKKPTQS; this is encoded by the exons ATGGGTGCCTGCGCAACCAAGCCCAAGACGTTTGAGGGGCAGGCCCCAGCTGAGGCCAACATCTCCACACCCAAGGTTGCACCCGAGACCACTACCGTCCCCACTGAG GTTGCGGCTGAACAGGTAGTTGagaaggtggtggaggaggacaaggaggaggagccggcaACGGTGGCGGAACAAAAGCCGCCAGCCACCGCCGAGCCCGAGCAGCAGGCTGATGAGGTGAGCACTCTGGAGGAGGCGGTCGTCGTCGAGCCCGAgaacaaggaggaggaggaagaagaagccgtGGTGAAGACCGTCGTCGAGGAGGAGAAGCCATCAGCCCCTGCAGAGGAAAAGATCGCCACCGGTGAGGTGACGGCTGAGCCCACGACGGAGGTGAAGAAGGacgctgaggaggaggaggaggaggacgagaagAAGCCAACACAAAGCTGA
- the LOC136525304 gene encoding FCS-Like Zinc finger 3-like, whose product MEARYLKVASRFFLAVGEGNAGGDGCGDNRHFLDACFLCKRDIASDRHIFMYKGDAAFCSDDCRQEQRGMDAALKAARRRHRLLRRTTSLPASTSSSASACTANKAAATGSRNIAVGEGFF is encoded by the exons ATGGAGGCTAGGTACCTGAAGGTGGCGTCCCGGTtcttcctcgccgtcggcgaggggAACGCCGGCGGAGATGGGTGCGGCGACAACCGCCACTTCCTCGACGCATGCTTCCTGTGCAAGCGGGACATCGCCTCGGACCGACACATCTTCATGTACAA GGGCGACGCGGCGTTCTGCAGCGACGACTGCAGGCAGGAGCAGAGGGGCATGGACGCCGCGCTCAAGGCCGCCAGGCGCCGCCACCGCCTGCTGCGCCGCACCACCTCCTTGCCGGCGTCAACGTCGTCGTCGGCCTCCGCGTGCACCGCCAACAAGGCCGCCGCTACTGGGAGCCGGAATATCGCTGTGGGCGAGGGGTTTTTCTGA
- the LOC136528897 gene encoding pentatricopeptide repeat-containing protein At5g16420, mitochondrial-like, producing MLMAGSTRQWSPGARAFSTDPATRTTVPLAHLAPLPASLPESGYNVTPPVQPWPRRLTARSLSRLLLRAATPEHAVLALRHALFHAAPPLPPSLPVFAAALSRLSHADAGAGAAARHLPPVLSLLRASRLPVFSDRPFLPLLRTLRPLPSLRLFLSLPSFNSRPSTRSFNALLHSLVSARRLRLAAALFRAAPTKLYITPNLVSCNILLKGLVGVGDLDVALKVLDEMTGWGIVPDVVTYTTVLTAYCAKGDLEGAQQLFDDIIASGRRPDATMYTVLIDGYCQRGKLQDAARIMDEMEAVGVQPNEVTYSVVIKACCKEGKSTEARDLTREMLGAGYVPDTPLCAKVVDVLCQDGKAGEANEIWRQMVRKNVPPDNTVVSTLIYWLCKNGMIQEARKLFDELERGFVPSLLTYNSLIVGLCENGELQEAGRVWDDMVERRYEPNAMTYEALIKGFCKIGKSNEGYALFKEMMAKGCTPSKSLYQALVDSLSEPSHDDTAFTIVEDAALCGPDFLDGQSWEIFMRKVVDTNETWKKHLDLVLNM from the coding sequence ATGCTCATGGCGGGCAGCACGCGCCAGTGGAGCCCCGGCGCCCGCGCCTTCTCCACGGATCCGGCCACGCGGACCACCGTGCCGCTCGCGCACCTGGCCCCGCTCCCGGCATCCCTGCCGGAGTCCGGCTACAACGTTACGCCGCCGGTCCAGCCCTGGCCGCGCCGCCTCACGGCGCGGTCGCTCTCCCGTCTCCTCCTCCGCGCGGCCACGCCCGAGCACGCGGTCCTCGCCCTCCGCCACGCGCTCTTCCACGCCGCGCCTCCGCTGCCGCCCTCGCTCCCCGTCTTCGCCGCGGCGCTCTCCCGCCTCTCCCACgccgacgccggcgccggcgccgcggccCGCCACCTGCCCCCTGTCCTCTCCCTGCTCCGCGCGTCCCGCCTCCCGGTCTTCTCCGACCGACCGTTCCTGCCGCTCCTCCGCACGCTCCGCCCGCTCCCGTCCCTCCGCCTCTTCCTCTCCCTACCGTCCTTCAACTCCCGCCCCTCCACCCGCTCCTTCAACGCTCTCCTCCACTCACTCGTCTCcgcgcgccgcctccgcctcgccgCCGCGCTCTTTCGCGCCGCGCCAACCAAGCTGTACATCACGCCTAACCTCGTCTCCTGCAACATCCTGCTCAAGGGGCTCGTTGGCGTCGGTGACCTCGACGTCGCGCTAAAGGTGCTCGACGAAATGACTGGGTGGGGGATCGTTCCGGATGTCGTCACGTACACTACTGTTCTCACTGCCTACTGCGCAAAAGGGGATCTCGAGGGTGCACAGCAGCTCTTTGATGATATTATTGCCAGCGGGCGTAGGCCGGATGCTACGATGTACACGGTGCTCATAGATGGGTACTGCCAGCGTGGGAAGCTGCAAGATGCAGCGAGGATCATGGATGAGATGGAAGCCGTTGGGGTGCAGCCAAATGAGGTTACATACTCTGTGGTGATCAAAGCGTGCTGCAAggagggaaaatccacagaggcGCGTGATTTGACGAGGGAGATGCTAGGGGCAGGATACGTACCGGACACACCACTGTGTGCTAAGGTGGTTGATGTGCTATGCCAGGATGGAAAGGCAGGAGAGGCGAATGAGATATGGAGACAGATGGTGAGGAAGAACGTCCCACCAGATAACACTGTCGTGAGCACATTGATCTACTGGTTATGCAAGAATGGAATGATTCAGGAGGCGAGGAAGCTGTTTGATGAGCTCGAGAGGGGGTTCGTGCCAAGCTTGCTGACGTATAACTCGCTTATTGTAGGATTATGTGAGAATGGAGAGTTACAGGAGGCTGGTAGGGTGTGGGATGACATGGTTGAACGGCGGTATGAACCAAATGCAATGACTTATGAGGCCTTGATCAAGGGTTTCTGCAAAATAGGCAAGTCAAATGAAGGATATGCACTATTTAAGGAGATGATGGCCAAAGGGTGCACTCCGAGCAAATCTCTTTACCAAGCATTGGTTGATAGCCTTTCTGAGCCAAGTCATGATGATACTGCTTTCACTATCGTTGAAGATGCAGCTTTATGTGGTCCAGATTTCTTGGATGGTCAATCGTGGGAAATATTTATGAGGAAAGTGGTAGATACAAATGAAACTTGGAAAAAGCATCTCGATTTGGTGCTGAATATGTAG